DNA from Palaemon carinicauda isolate YSFRI2023 chromosome 26, ASM3689809v2, whole genome shotgun sequence:
GTTAAAGTATTTCGTAGCAGAATCTAACATCCGTAACACTGTCGTTATAAAGGGGTTAAAGTATTTCGTAGCAGAATCTAACATCCGTAACACTGTCGTTATAAAGGGGTTAAAGTATTTCGTAGCAGAATCTAACATCCGTAACACTGTCGTTATAAAGGGGTTAAAGTATTTCGTAGCAGAATCTAACAGCTGTAACACTGTCGTTATAAAGGGGTTAAAGTATTTCGTAGCAGAATCTAACATCCGTAACACTGTCGTTATAAAGGGGTTAAAGTATTTCGTAGCAGAATCTAACATCCGTAACACTGTCGTTATAAAGGGGTTAAAGTATTTCGTAGCAGAATCTAACATCCGTAACACTGTCGTTATAAAGGGGTTAAAGTATTTCGTAGCAGAATCTAACAGCTGTAACACTGTTGTTATAAAGGGGCTAGAGTCTGTAAAACATCCAGGTAAGAATTGATAGAAAAAATAATTCTCAAGTTTAAACAGGAAACATTTAAGCATATTTTGTATATCAACTTAGTAATTCTTTATATTACAATACGGAATAAaagatttcatatgaaatatgatGAAAAGTTCTATTTCATATGTATGACGGTTTTTGCCGTCTACCACATTTGCAGTTTAGTTTACAAAGTTAtactaaataacaataaataattgatttcaatgaacattatcttccCAATTTCAAGTTAACATAAATAGTCATGTTATAGATCATCGGCGAAGGAATTGGATTTAGAAATATGAAAGAAGGATAGCGTACGTTAAGGCATTATTATTACTGAATACTTTACCTAAAATCatcaatttttaaagaaatttgtatttttccaaactatgcagcacaaacctgaatcctttaatagcAAAGCTGGAAGTAGGCTTCTAAAATTTATAACGGGATGTCAGTGGTTATTGGCAGATGGCCAGGAAGACACTACAAATTCTATACGATCTTTGAATGCCTTCTCAACACGATGTGCAAAGTTAAAGGCTGAAATAATGAGTTAGTAAATAATAACGTGAAACATTACGAGAACAATTTGCATACACATTTAACTTGGATATCCCATAAATAAAAGGGTTAGTCAAACATTTACCAAGTGAAAAATCCGACAAAGGCACACCACAAAAATTACAACAGTAATGTGAAATACGGCAAGAACTTACAAAAGCTTGAACTGGGTTATCCCATGAATAAAAAGGGGTTAGTCCAAACATAAAACACCAATTGTTTAGAATTCACACCAAATAGATAAAAATTAACTTTGGTTGTCAGACGACCTTTAAGGTCATCAAAGAATGAAATATACCAGTTTCCTAACAAACGAAATTCTATTAAAGTTACCAAAAAGGGGAGGCTGCAACACAATTGACATGAAGTTTACAAACAAAATCTCCGCATGCACTCCTGAATGTTTATTGCCAGATAATGACAAGTTACCTAAATAAAATCACCTAGATACCGAATAGCTAAGGGGGAAAACGTGGCCATTGAAATGCATAAGACAGGATAAAGTGATCATCGATTTtgacaaaatcccttttttattttattaatttttacaaaaTTGTATTATGACTAAATTGAATTGGCAGGTGAATTTACAATGATATAGATTTATTTGGATACCTCCC
Protein-coding regions in this window:
- the LOC137619894 gene encoding uncharacterized protein, with the translated sequence MERSSGNTVVIKGLKYFVAESNIRNTVVIKGLKYFVAESNIRNTVVIKGLKYFVAESNIRNTVVIKGLKYFVAESNIRNTVVIKGLKYFVAESNIRNTVVIKGLKYFVAESNSCNTVVIKGLKYFVAESNIRNTVVIKGLKYFVAESNIRNTVVIKGLKYFVAESNIRNTVVIKGLKYFVAESNSCNTVVIKGLESVKHPGEFTMI